The Syngnathoides biaculeatus isolate LvHL_M chromosome 6, ASM1980259v1, whole genome shotgun sequence genome has a window encoding:
- the LOC133501653 gene encoding uncharacterized protein LOC133501653, whose product MRARQASSSGYHRGTTWTAIAEEDFTIGEVGDDGDLRWGYVVTVIQTHLTPIRDTCTHLAQAVVETKIYWTIHFPPIPICNRIKRAWYDTLLGGTGTVLGLANTADNEVTRTMLSNTGEHSARALHQIGVWLPKALVGQKENAKLWKTVFNWDIKLWDEAENVLQNLTEQSSWTVCSIQTLHAAAQKESFLRIVTSGNYQEWRKVWNISDSLWLTLHPEHTKCNKNKCTGYWTQYNVTTTKVVCKYQVLPVITTSGYWFLHMDGEWCEPKTNKTFKSDLCDLTDQGLACRLQHAYSNPCLTDSRGCTL is encoded by the coding sequence ATGCGTGCGAGACAAGCCAGTTCATCGGGATATCATCGAGGAACGACTTGGACGGCAATTGCAGAGGAGGATTTCACCATCGGGGAGGTTGGGGATGATGGTGATTTGAGGTGGGGGTATGTGGTCACGGTCATTCAAACACACTTGACTCCAATTCGTGACACCTGTACACACCTAGCTCAAGCAGTGGTTGAAACCAAGATATACTGGACAATTCACTTTCCCCCGATTCCGATATGTAACAGAATAAAAAGGGCATGGTATGATACTTTGTTGGGGGGAACGGGAACCGTATTGGGATTGGCAAATACTGCTGATAATGAGGTAACTAGGACCATGCTGTCCAATACTGGAGAACACTCTGCCAGGGCCTTGCATCAAATAGGGGTTTGGCTTCCTAAAGCTCTGgtgggacaaaaagaaaatgcaaaactttggaaaacagtgttTAATTGGGATATCAAATTATGGGACGAAGCAGAGAACGTGCTTCAGAACTTGACAGAACAGAGTAGCTGGACAGTATGTAGTATTCAAACTCTACACGCTGCGGCTCAAAAGGAGTCGTTTCTAAGGATAGTTACGTCGGGAAATTATCAAGAGTGGCGGAAGGTTTGGAACATTTCTGACTCTTTGTGGTTGACATTACATCCCGAACAcaccaaatgtaacaaaaataaatgtacgggGTATTGGACCCAGTACAACGTGACGACAACAAAGGTGGTTTGTAAATATCAGGTTTTGCCTGTTATAACGACAAGTGGATATTGGTTTTTACACATGGACGGAGAGTGGTGTgaaccaaaaaccaacaaaacctttAAATCAGATTTATGTGATTTAACAGACCAAGGGTTGGCTTGCAGATTACAACATGCGTACTCGAATCCGTGCCTAACCGACTCAAGAggttgtactttgtga